One genomic window of Pempheris klunzingeri isolate RE-2024b chromosome 12, fPemKlu1.hap1, whole genome shotgun sequence includes the following:
- the actn2b gene encoding alpha-actinin-2b has protein sequence MMMTQVESTVHYDNGYEDEYMLQEDEWDRDMLLDPAWEQQQRKTFTAWCNSHLRKAGTQIENIEEDFRNGLKLMLLLEVISGERLAKPDRGKMRFHKIANVNKALDFITSKGVKLVSIGAEEIVDGNVKMTLGMIWTIILRFAIQDISVEETSAKEGLLLWCQRKTAPYRNVNVQNFHVSWKDGLAFCALIHRHRPDLLDYSKLNKDDPLGNLNLAFDIAEKHLDIPKMLDAEDIINTPKPDERAIMTYVSCFYHAFAGAEQAETAANRICKVLGVNQENEKMMEEYERLASELLEWIRRTTPWLENRTPEKTMAEMQRKLEDFRDYRRQHKPPKVQEKCQLEINFNTLQTKLRISNRPAFMPSEGKMVSDIASAWQGLEQAEKGYEEWLLTEIRRLERLDHLAEKFRQKATNHENWAMGKELILSQKDYETATLTEIRALLRKHEAFESDLAAHQDRVEQIAAIAQELNELDYHDVAAVNLRCQSICDLWDKLGTLTQKRREALERTDKLLETIDQLFLEFAKRSAPFNNWMDGAMEDLQDMFIVHSTEEVQSLIAAHEQFKATLPEADAERQAIVGIHNEVQKISQSYGIKASIINPYSTITIEELLNKWEKVKSLVPQRAGALQEEMARQHAHERLRRQFAAQANLIGPWIQARMEEIARCSLELGGTLEDQMTQLKQFEHVIVAYKPNIDKLEGDHQLIQESLVFDNKHTNYTMEHIRVGWELLLTTIARTINEIETQILTRDAKGISQQQMNEFRSSFNHFDRKKNGAMETDDFRACLISMGYDLGEVEFARIMIMVDPNGTGIVSFQSFIDFMTRETADTDTAEQVVASFRILAADKPYILVDELRRELPPEQAEYCIMRMPPYSGHGGPPGALDYTAFSTALYGESDL, from the exons ACCTTCACAGCCTGGTGTAACTCCCACCTGAGGAAAGCTGGGACTCAGATTGAAAATATCGAGGAGGACTTCAGAAATGGCCTCAAACTCATGCTGCTTCTGGAAGTTATCTCAG GAGAGAGGTTAGCCAAGCCAGACAGAGGGAAGATGAGATTTCATAAGATTGCTAATGTCAACAAAGCGCTGGACTTCATCACAAGCAAAGGAGTGAAGCTGGTCTCCATTGGAGCTGAAG AGATTGTGGATGGGAATGTAAAGATGACTCTTGGAATGATCTGGACTATCATCCTCCGCTTCGCCATTCAGGACATTTCTGTGGAAG AAACATCTGCCAAGGAAGGTCTCCTCCTGTGGTGTCAGAGAAAGACTGCCCCCTACAGGAATGTCAATGTCCAAAACTTCCATGTCAG CTGGAAGGATGGCCTGGCCTTCTGCGCCCTgattcacagacacagacccgACCTCCTCGACTACTCTAAGCTCAACAAG GATGATCCTCTGGGGAACCTGAACCTGGCTTTTGACATAGCCGAGAAACACCTGGACATTCCCAAAATGCTGGATGCAGAAG ATATCATAAACACTCCCAAGCCTGATGAAAGAGCTATCATGACCTACGTGTCCTGCTTTTATCATGCGTTTGCTGGAGCTGAGCAG GCAGAGACGGCTGCCAACAGGATCTGTAAGGTGCTCGGTGTAAACCAGGAGAATGAGAAAATGATGGAGGAGTATGAGAGACTGGCCAGTGAG CTGCTGGAGTGGATCCGCCGTACCACTCCCTGGCTGGAGAACCGAACCCCAGAGAAGACCATGGCGGAGATGCAACGGAAGCTGGAAGACTTTAGGGACTACAGACGCCAGCACAAGCCCCCGAAGGTGCAGGAGAAATGCCAGCTGGAAATTAACTTCAACACCCTCCAGACCAAGCTGCGCATCAGTAATCGCCCTGCCTTCATGCCCTCCGAGGGGAAGATGGTATCT GACATAGCCAGTGCATGGCAGGGGCTGGAGCAGGCGGAGAAAGGCTACGAGGAGTGGCTCCTTACAGAGATTCGTAGGCTGGAAAGGCTGGACCACCTGGCTGAAAAGTTTCGCCAAAAAGCCACCAATCATGAGAACTGGGCCATGG GTAAAGAACTGATCCTCTCCCAGAAGGACTATGAAACAGCCACCCTGACAGAAATCAGAGCACTCCTTCGAAAACACGAGGCCTTCGAGAGTGACTTGGCAGCCCACCAGGACAGAGTGGAGCAGATTGCAGCCATTGCACAGGAACTAAA TGAGCTGGACTACCATGACGTGGCTGCTGTGAACCTACGCTGCCAGAGCATCTGTGACTTGTGGGACAAGCTGGGGACCCTGActcagaagaggagagaggcacTGGAG CGGACAGATAAACTGCTGGAGACTATTGATCAGTTGTTCTTGGAGTTTGCCAAGAGGTCAGCTCCTTTCAACAACTGGATGGATGGAGCCATGGAGGATCTGCAGGACATGTTCATAGTGCATTCTACTGAGGAGGTCCAG AGTCTAATCGCAGCTCATGAGCAGTTCAAAGCTACTCTACCCGAAGCGGATGCAGAGAGACAGGCCATCGTGGGAATCCACAACGAGGTGCAGAAAATTTCCCAGAGCTATGGGATCAAGGCCAGCATTATCAACCCCTACAGCACCATCACGATTGAAGAGCTTCTCAACAAGTGGGAAAAG GTGAAGTCGCTGGTACCTCAGAGAGCTGGTGCCCTCCAGGAGGAGATGGCCCGTCAGCATGCCCATGAAAGGCTGAGACGACAGTTTGCTGCTCAGGCTAATCTCATTGGACCCTGGATACAGGCCAGGATGGAG GAAATCGCACGCTGCTCCCTGGAACTGGGAGGCACCCTGGAGGACCAGATGACCCAGCTGAAGCAATTTGAGCACGTCATTGTTGCTTACAAGCCCAACATCGACAAGTTGGAGGGAGACCACCAGCTAATTCAAGAGTCGCTGGTGTTCGATAACAAACACACCAACTACACTATGGAG CATATCCGTGTCGGTTGGGAGCTGCTCCTCACAACCATCGCCCGAACCATCAACGAGATTGAGACCCAGATCCTGACCCGTGATGCCAAGGGcatcagccagcagcagatGAACGAGTTCAGATCCTCTTTCAACCACTTTGACAGG AAGAAGAACGGAGCAATGGAAACTGATGACTTCAGAGCCTGCCTCATCTCCATGGGTTATGACTTG GGGGAGGTGGAGTTTGCCCGTATAATGATTATGGTGGACCCCAATGGTACTGGAATCGTCTCTTTCCAGTCTTTCATTGACTTCATGACCAGAGAGACCGCAGACACAGACACGGCCGAGCAGGTCGTGGCATCCTTCCGGATCCTGGCAGCTGacaag CCCTACATACTGGTGGATGAGCTGAGGAGAGAACTTCCACCTGAACAAGCAGAGTACTGCATCATGAGGATGCCGCCGTACTCCGGCCATGGAGGGCCACCAGGGGCACTGGACTACACTGCCTTCTCCACTGCCCTCTATGGAGAGAGCGACCTTTAA